In Malassezia japonica chromosome 2, complete sequence, one DNA window encodes the following:
- the KIP1 gene encoding Kinesin- motor protein (COG:Z; EggNog:ENOG503NUH1), translating to MADAMDVEAPGMQYELLYTLHGHARSVASAVFSPNGEHLATAGADKAVQVWATRTGRLQHTLQGHTGGVNAVCWTRDSQYVVSASDDRTVLVWELETGKIVRTYEGHTSYVFCIACHPLSTLLVSGGFDETIRLWDLQRGTCHRTIAAHSEAVTGVDFSSDGTMIASCSYDGLIRLWDTSAGHCLRTLQHGDQAPVASVKFSPSSLQVLAMSLDSAVRLWDLANARILKTYTGHANTKYAGNAALVYLPSAGRPTTWIVAGSEDRHVYLWDLQTRQITQVLSGHCDTVAAVAVHPTLPLLATASLEQDASVVVRVRGTAQDDANVLQTTGPRGSQVHVDASGPAPRAPTLGSHGSTRSKTYTFDHVFGAEADQGMVYQDAVSGVLDEVLLGYNCTIFAYGQTGTGKTHTMEGDLSSYMGTFAPDAGIIPRTLFRLFHVLNMRQDEFSVHMSFVELYNEELRDLLSPDAPTPMNGGPSGLKMYEEKGKGVVLHGLEEIPLTSAEHGLRMLRFGSQKRHIAATRCNESSSRSHCVFTLHVHVKETGARGEEVLRTGKLNLVDLAGSENIGRSGAENKRAREAGMINQSLLTLGRVINALVDGSTHIPYRESRLTRLLQDSLGGRTKTCIIATVSDDRTNLEETLSTLDYALRAKSIKNRPELNQRMTRGALIKEYVSEIDRLRSDLVATREKNGIYVDADNWAKLEAERAAQAKQMDELRRSNEVAQSKLASMHEQLEQNTTLLARRDKEWTAAEAVHEARIHELEASLAKVTQLSSALQEETALHRARKHNEQRLHDIALSLHRAANASTRDIDALHAKLQRRAQSDEEARAALRMYYEQIDAVCVQVAAQAAQRHDASDGALHALATRIQDERTTLRTTVTLALEGLATRLASASPAARDTFLNEAQTKVADAIQAAFSALQFEHATSVESLQNDLAAHVDARLAEAVQTASTLAHQVDKRLTALDERTAALQEHSHAIAAREVQRVTQQNKWLVQLLDAEKQKTSEMRTTLLGAVDQFEAEREKRFSAALSTAHADLESAKQGVSASRSTYDGHLADLRSVHESLAGDVADAVLGPEQTIQAGALIDAHADAYAERLAASATDLSHALEKTTQHTLDHALAAASLESSERTAHAASEIDRALRDADASPVERELQTLDKAHSAHTAALGASLHSAADQMHELRRAFAPFVQHTFLSDGPTGQTPQRQRYSLPVPADLIPADRAAALAYIAETPFADSPLRRPLQDLNEVPRLSTASDGTTRKPKVLVRRDTSM from the exons ATGGCTGACGCGATggacgtcgaggcgccgggGATGCAGTACGAGCTGCTCTATACGCTGCACGGGCACGCGCGGTCTGTCGCCAGCGCCGTGTTCTCGCCGAACGGTGAGCACCTCGcgaccgccggcgcggacaaggccgtgcaggtctgggcgacgcgcaccggccgccTCCAACATACCCTGCAAGGCCATACCGGCGGCGTGAATGCCGTCTGCTGGACGCGTGACAGCCAGTACGTCGTGAGTGCATCCGACGACCGCACGGTGCTTGTCTGGGAGCTCGAAACG GGAAAAATTGTGCGCACGTACGAAGGGCACACGTCTTATGTCTTTTGCATCGCATGCCACCCCCTGAGCACGCTGCTGGTCAGCGGCGGGTTTGACGAGACGATCCGGTTATGggacctgcagcgcgggACGTGCCACCGCACGATTGCCGCGCACTCGGAAGCGGTGACCGGCGTCGACTTTAGCAGCGACGGCACGATGATTGCCTCGTGCTCGTACGACGGCCTAAT CCGCCTATGGGATACCAGCGCAGGACACtgcctgcgcacgctgcagcacggcgaccaggcgccggtcgcctcGGTGAAAttctcgccgtcgtcgctgcAAGTGCTCGCCATGTCGCTCGACAGCGCAGTGCGCCTCTGGGACCTGGCCAACGCACGCATCCTCAAGACCTATACCGGGCACGCGAATACCAAGTACGCGGGCAACGCCGCGCTGGTCTACCTGCCGTCCGCTGGCCGGCCGACCACGTGGATCGTCGCAGGGAGCGAAGACCGCCACGTATACCTATGGGACCTGCAGACGCGCCAGATCACGCAGGTGCTCTCTGGACACTGCGATACGGTGGCAGCGGTTGCG GTCCATCCCACACTGCCGCTCCTCGCCACCGCcagcctcgagcaggacgcGTCG GTGGTCGTCCGCGTACG CGGCACCGCGCAGGACGATGCGAATGTGCTGCAGACAACAGGGCCGCGAGGCAGCCAGGTGCATGTGGATGCAAGTGgtccggcgccgcgtgcgccgacgctTGGCTCGCATGGCAGCACGCGGTCCAAGACCTATACGTTTGACCATGTCTttggcgccgaggccgaccagGGGATGGTGTACCAGGACGCGGTGAGCGgtgtgctcgacgaggtgcttCTGGGATACAATTGCACGATCTTTGCGTACGGGCAGACAGGCACAGGCAAGAC ACATACCATGGAGGGCGACCTCTCGTCGTACATGGGCACAtttgcgccggacgcgggCATCATTCCGCGCACCCTCTTTCGCCTGTTTCACGTACTGAATATGCGGCAGGATGAGTTTAGCGTGCACATGTCGTTTGTCGAGCTGTACAatgaggagctgcgcgacctgtTGAGCCCAGATGCGCCTACGCCCATGAACGGCGGCCCGTCTGGCCTCAAGATGTACGAGGAAAAGGGCAAGGGCGTCGTGCTGCACGGTCTCGAGGAGATTCCGCTcacgagcgccgagcacggctTGCGCATGCTGCGGTTCGGCAGCCAGAAGCGGCACATTGCAGCGACACGCTGCAACGAaagctcgagtcgctcgcaCTGTGTCTTTACGCTGCATGTGCACGTAAAGGAGACGGGTGCACGAGGCGAagaggtgctgcgcaccggcaaGCTGAACCTCGTCGATCTCGCCGGCTCGGAAAACAtcggccgcagcggcgcggaaaacaaacgcgcgcgcgaggcgggcaTGATCAACCAGAGCCTACTGACGCTTGGCCGTGTGATCAACGCTTTGGTCGACGGCAGCACGCATATTCCCTACCGCGAGTCGCGCCTGACGCGCCTTTTGCAGgactcgctcggcgggcggACCAAGACATGCATCATTGCAACCGTCTCGGACGACCGCACGAACCTCGAAGAGACGCtctcgacgctcgactATGCGCTACGCGCCAAGTCGATCAAGAACCGCCCCGAGCTGAACCAGCGCATGACACGGGGCGCTCTCATCAAAGAGTACGTCTCGGAAatcgaccgcctgcgctcggacctcgtcgcgacACGCGAAAAGAACGGAATCTATGTCGATGCGGACAACTGGGCaaagctcgaggcggagcgcgcggcgcaggccaagcagatggacgagctgcgccgcagcaaCGAGGTCGCACAGAGCAAACTCGCTAGCAtgcacgagcagctcgagcagaacacgacgctccttgcgcggcgcgacaaGGAGTggaccgccgccgaggccgtgcacgaggcgcgcatccacgagctcgaggcgtcgctcgccaaggtCACGCAGCTCTCCTCAGCGCTCCAGGAAGagacggcgctgcaccgtGCACGCAAGCACAACGAGCAGAGGCTGCACGACATTGCCTTGTCGCTGCACCGCGCAGCCaacgcgtcgacgcgcgacatcgacgcgctgcacgccaagctccagcggcgtgcacagagcgacgaagaggcgcgcgcggcgctccgcatGTACTACGAGCAGATCGATGCCGTCTGTGTgcaggtcgccgcgcaggcggcgcagcgccacgaCGCAAGCGACGGTGCTCTGCACGCGCTTGCGACGCGCATCCAGGACGagcgcacgacgctgcgcaccaccgTGACGTTGGCGCTCGAAGGactcgcgacgcgccttgcctcggcctcgccggcggcgcgcgacacgtTCCTCAACGAGGCACAGACCAAGGTCGCCGATGCGATCCAGGCGGCCTTTTCAGCGCTCCAGTTTGAGCACGCGACATcggtcgagtcgctgcAAAACgaccttgcggcgcacgtcgatgcgcgcctcgccgaggcggtgcagaCCGCatcgacgctcgcgcaccaggtcgacaagcgcctcactgcgctcgacgagcgcaccgcTGCGCTGCAAGAGCACAGTCAtgcgatcgccgcgcgcgaagTGCAGCGTGTCACTCAGCAGAACAAGtggctcgtgcagctctTGGACGCCGAAAAGCAAAAGACGAGCGAgatgcgcacgacgctcctcggcgcggtcgacCAGTTTGAAGCGGAGCGCGAGAAGCGCTTTAGCGCCGCGCTGTCCACCGCACACGCCGACCTCGAGTCTGCGAAACAGGGCGTGTCTGCGTCTAGGAGCACCTACGACGGGCACCTCGCGGACCTGCGGTCCGTGCacgagtcgctcgccggcgacgtTGCCGATGCCGTGCTTGGCCCCGAGCAGACGATCCAAGCCGGCGCGCTGATCGACGCACATGCCGATGCctacgccgagcgccttgccgcCAGTGCGACCGACCTCTCGCACGCGTTGGAAAAAACAA CGCAACATACCCTCGACCACGCCCTTGCCGCGGCTTCCTTGGAGAgcagcgagcgcaccgcccACGCCGCCTCCGAGATCGATCGTGCGCTCCGCGATGCCGACGCGTCGCCTgtggagcgcgagctccagACGCTGGACAAAGCG CATTCCGCGCACACTGCTGCTCTGGGCGCATCCCTGCActcggccgccgaccaaatgcacgagctgcggcgcgcctttGCGCCGTTCGTGCAGCATACCTTCCTTTCTGACGGCCCGACGGGCCAAACGCCGCAGCGCCAACGCTACTCGCTGCCGGTGCCCGCCGACCTGATCCCCGCggaccgcgcggcggcgctcgcgtacattgccgagacgccgtttgccgactcgccgctgcggcggccgctgcaGGACCTCAACGAGGTGCCGCGGCTGTCAaccgcgagcgacggcacCACACGCAAGCCGAAAGTGCTTGTGCGGCGGGATACCAGTATGTAG